A region from the Ptychodera flava strain L36383 chromosome 10, AS_Pfla_20210202, whole genome shotgun sequence genome encodes:
- the LOC139141869 gene encoding myosin-8-like isoform X13, with product MSDVEVDEQVGRGSQGSREGGDEPPPADDRASGQGNIHESWQGRNGGDAASDQEVAQLFEMNAGRRRSSQEHVEQMFERGSHKSKSSVSSSSRSSSHHSSQRPGSAGVPRPGSRERPGSRERPSSNPDLKEYAGSDHRSRTSERPPSGKSEDRGSAKVLQRDPLVTQRTSPMSTSSRKSSGANGPVITSHDQQLTNGTPETDFKPNDPRQITDLLEQIALLKRCLGEKDLEIARLKEELGAVQGTNKTLLEEREHVVREASSAAASKREHDKRFDELLREKENLITEVIHLKKEVEELQKHSASEDIPRSSSADEIPGSLEFNPNDPAVLQKRIADLESQLNDLQEANECAVSELSKAEKKLLELKEDNESLKTANKLTNEDYHGESKKLYKEIDRLKQSRYSGPSSIEDEVMALKTDLRSLRQEHDCLTDENSRLKDDIRDLKRKHKHIEHETSTLSRENSRLSEVGPREREELYGRLERYRKEKQEAMDEIHALKEQLSLITPTTTPKSYMPTLSSSNPDHSRYYTPPEGRLSYSGSALPSKFSPSRVSKSLSASLSPPQKHPVWEDSGKESPASNTSDSTAVLTAGWHDDRDHEGFGAVDSLTAQIDKELQRRKDDSRGSRRSMKFPDTDDYSTSGLEESKPQVNGKSKKSRHHHRHQQGGQISSSSSLSSLLDELDEMNPYGGGSGNRRSHSTDRREKHSSGRGDFTPLTKASSVQTLDSFRTEDFTLDPIDTKAAQSRNTRQRSSSPVDTRVPPPAGFRSVAPKHLVTQHNRDLLSHTVSEPFTFNFPSRPFAPRMAADINIGDMVKFSRPGGKISKGIVKYNGYLPGRNDTYLGVELEHEDGKHDGVFNDQRFFKCRPNKGVFVSFKKVIMVWGS from the exons ATGTCAGACGTAGAAGTTGATGAGCAGGTAGGACGTGGCAGTCAGGGATCCAGGGAAGGGGGTGATGAGCCGCCACCGGCTGATGACAGAGCTTCAGGACAGGGAAATATCCATGAGAGTTGGCAAGGACGGAATGGAGGGGATGCAGCTAGCGACCAGGAAGTCGCGCAGCTCTTTGAAATGAACGCTGGACGTAGACGCTCCAGCCAAGAACATGTGGAACAAATGTTTGAGCGTGGGTCGCATAAATCTAAAAGTTCAGTGTCCTCCAGTTCCCGCAGCTCTTCCCATCATAGTAGTCAAAGACCTGGATCAGCCGGGGTGCCAAGACCAGGCAGTCGGGAAAGGCCAGGGTCAAGGGAGAGACCCAGCTCTAATCCAGATCTAAAGGAATATGCCGGAAGTGATCACAGGAGCCGAACATCAGAGAGGCCACCGTCTGGAAAAAGTGAGGATAGGGGAAGTGCCAAGGTTTTACAGAGAGATCCATTGGTCACCCAGAGAACATCACCAATGTCTACCTCCAGCAGAAAATCCTCAGGGGCAAATGGACCTGTCATAACGTCACATGACCAACAATTGACCAATGGTACGCCAGAAACTGACTTCAAGCCA AATGACCCCAGACAGATAACAGACCTCCTGGAACAGATTGCTCTTCTCAAAAGATGCCTTGGAGAAAAAGATCTAGAAATTGCCAGATTAAAGGAAGAGCTAGGTGCAGTACAGGGCACCAATAAAACATTACTGGAGGAAAGAGAACATGTGGTCCGTGAGGCGTCCTCAGCTGCAGCAAGCAAACGAGAG CATGATAAGAGGTTTGATGAGTTACTCAGGGAAAAAGAAAACCTTATCACAGAAGTAATCCACTTGAAGAAAGAAGTTGAAGAACTTCAGAAACACTCGGCGTCTGAAGACATTCCAAGATCAAGTAGTGCTGATGAAATTCCAGGAAGTTTAGAATTTAATCCCAATGATCCAGCTGTCTTACAGAAAAGAATCG CTGATCTAGAAAGTCAACTCAATGATCTTCAAGAAGCCAATGAATGCGCTGTATCAGAACTCTCTAAAGCAGAGAAGAAATTACTTGAACTGAAAGAAGAtaatgaaagtttgaaaacagcaaacaaactCACTAATGAAGACTACCATGGAGAGagtaaaaaattgtacaaagaG attgACAGGTTGAAACAGAGCAGATACAGTGGTCCTAGCAGTATTGAAGATGAGGTCATGGCTCTCAAAACAGACTTAAGATCACTGAGACAGGAACACGACTGTTTGACTGATGAGAATTCACGACTGAAGGACGACATCCGAGATCTGAAACGGAAGCACAAGCACATTGAACATGAAACATCAACACTGAGCAGGGAAAACTCAAGACTTTCAGAAGTAGGGCCAA GAGAAAGAGAAGAATTGTACGGTCGACTGGAGAGATACAGAAAAGAGAAGCAAGAAGCCATGGATGAAATCCACGCCTTGAAAGAACAGCTGAGTCTTATTACACCAACCACCACCCCTAAAAGCTACATGCCAACCTTGTCTTCATCCAACCCAGATCACAGCAGGTACTACACACCTCCAGAGGGAAGGCTGTCATACAGTGGATCAGCCCTTCCTTCAAAGTTTTCTCCATCCAGGGTGTCCAAGAGCTTAAGTGCATCGTTGTCACCCCCTCAGAAGCATCCAGTGTGGGAAG ATTCAGGTAAGGAATCACCAGCTTCAAATACCAGTGATTCAACAGCTGTGTTGACGGCTGGGTGGCATGATGATAGGGACCATGAAGGATTTGGTGCGGTTGACTCACTGACAGCTCAAATTGATAAAGAGCTGCAACGAAGGAAAGACGACTCACGGG GATCCAGAAGATCCATGAAATTCCCTGACACAGATGACTACAGCACCAGCGGATTGGAGGAAAGCAAACCACAGGTCAATGGAAAGAGTAAGAAATCCAGACATCATCATCGACACCAGCAGGGTGGACAGATAAGCAGCAGCAGCTCTCTGTCTTCCCTCCTAGATGAGTTGGATGAGATGAACCCCTATGGTGGAGGGTCAGGAAACAGGAGATCCCATTCTACTGACAGGAGGGAAAAGCATTCATCAGGGAGGGGAG ATTTTACCCCTCTAACAAAAGCATCATCAGTCCAGACTTTAGACTCATTCCGTACTGAAGACTTCACCCTGGATCCCATTGATACCAAGGCGGCTCAGTCCCGGAATACCAGACAAAGAAGCTCCTCTCCAGTTGACACCAGAGTCCCTCCTCCTGCTGGTTTCCGCAGCGTTGCTCCAAAGCATCTTGTAACTCAACATAATAGAGATTTACTTTCACACACAGTCAG tGAACCCTTCACATTCAACTTCCCGTCCCGACCCTTTGCTCCGCGCATGGCTGCTGACATCAACATCGGtgatatggtgaaattttccaGGCCAGGCGGAAAGATTAGCAAAGGAATTGTGAAATATAATGGATATTTACCGGGAAGAAATGATACTTACCTTGGAGTTGAATTGGAACATGAAG ACGGTAAGCATGATGGTGTTTTCAACGATCAGCGATTCTTCAAGTGCCGGCCAAACAAAGGAGTATTCGTCAGCTTCAAGAAAGTCATTATGGTTTGGGGAAGTTGA
- the LOC139141869 gene encoding uncharacterized protein isoform X7, producing the protein MVKPATKEITLTITAETENLRTGVSTDSFTETTPILRPSVLTESVPNGDSADLDIEQSEVSENRPWKATGIYQKLLKQQLEKTETSLAEEFDLSGRRQNRMSDVEVDEQVGRGSQGSREGGDEPPPADDRASGQGNIHESWQGRNGGDAASDQEVAQLFEMNAGRRRSSQEHVEQMFERGSHKSKSSVSSSSRSSSHHSSQRPGSAGVPRPGSRERPGSRERPSSNPDLKEYAGSDHRSRTSERPPSGKSEDRGSAKVLQRDPLVTQRTSPMSTSSRKSSGANGPVITSHDQQLTNGTPETDFKPNDPRQITDLLEQIALLKRCLGEKDLEIARLKEELGAVQGTNKTLLEEREHVVREASSAAASKREHDKRFDELLREKENLITEVIHLKKEVEELQKHSASEDIPRSSSADEIPGSLEFNPNDPAVLQKRIADLESQLNDLQEANECAVSELSKAEKKLLELKEDNESLKTANKLTNEDYHGESKKLYKEIDRLKQSRYSGPSSIEDEVMALKTDLRSLRQEHDCLTDENSRLKDDIRDLKRKHKHIEHETSTLSRENSRLSEVGPTLSVSPFTDMKNTKLSLGQYPAREREELYGRLERYRKEKQEAMDEIHALKEQLSLITPTTTPKSYMPTLSSSNPDHSRYYTPPEGRLSYSGSALPSKFSPSRVSKSLSASLSPPQKHPVWEDSGKESPASNTSDSTAVLTAGWHDDRDHEGFGAVDSLTAQIDKELQRRKDDSRVGSRRSMKFPDTDDYSTSGLEESKPQVNGKSKKSRHHHRHQQGGQISSSSSLSSLLDELDEMNPYGGGSGNRRSHSTDRREKHSSGRGDFTPLTKASSVQTLDSFRTEDFTLDPIDTKAAQSRNTRQRSSSPVDTRVPPPAGFRSVAPKHLVTQHNRDLLSHTVSEPFTFNFPSRPFAPRMAADINIGDMVKFSRPGGKISKGIVKYNGYLPGRNDTYLGVELEHEDGKHDGVFNDQRFFKCRPNKGVFVSFKKVIMVWGS; encoded by the exons AAACTGAAAATCTAAGAACTGGAGTAAGTACAGACTCGTTCACAGAAACAACGCCGATATTACGGCCCAGTGTTTTAACAGAGAGCGTACCCAATGGTGACTCTGCAGATCTAGACATTGAACAAAGTGAGGTGTCAGAAAACAGGCCTTGGAAAGCGACTGGAATCTATCAAAAACTGTTGAAACAGCAACTTGAGAAAACAGAGACTAGTTTAGCTGAGGAGTTTGACTTGTCAGGAAGGAGGCAAAACAGAATGTCAGACGTAGAAGTTGATGAGCAGGTAGGACGTGGCAGTCAGGGATCCAGGGAAGGGGGTGATGAGCCGCCACCGGCTGATGACAGAGCTTCAGGACAGGGAAATATCCATGAGAGTTGGCAAGGACGGAATGGAGGGGATGCAGCTAGCGACCAGGAAGTCGCGCAGCTCTTTGAAATGAACGCTGGACGTAGACGCTCCAGCCAAGAACATGTGGAACAAATGTTTGAGCGTGGGTCGCATAAATCTAAAAGTTCAGTGTCCTCCAGTTCCCGCAGCTCTTCCCATCATAGTAGTCAAAGACCTGGATCAGCCGGGGTGCCAAGACCAGGCAGTCGGGAAAGGCCAGGGTCAAGGGAGAGACCCAGCTCTAATCCAGATCTAAAGGAATATGCCGGAAGTGATCACAGGAGCCGAACATCAGAGAGGCCACCGTCTGGAAAAAGTGAGGATAGGGGAAGTGCCAAGGTTTTACAGAGAGATCCATTGGTCACCCAGAGAACATCACCAATGTCTACCTCCAGCAGAAAATCCTCAGGGGCAAATGGACCTGTCATAACGTCACATGACCAACAATTGACCAATGGTACGCCAGAAACTGACTTCAAGCCA AATGACCCCAGACAGATAACAGACCTCCTGGAACAGATTGCTCTTCTCAAAAGATGCCTTGGAGAAAAAGATCTAGAAATTGCCAGATTAAAGGAAGAGCTAGGTGCAGTACAGGGCACCAATAAAACATTACTGGAGGAAAGAGAACATGTGGTCCGTGAGGCGTCCTCAGCTGCAGCAAGCAAACGAGAG CATGATAAGAGGTTTGATGAGTTACTCAGGGAAAAAGAAAACCTTATCACAGAAGTAATCCACTTGAAGAAAGAAGTTGAAGAACTTCAGAAACACTCGGCGTCTGAAGACATTCCAAGATCAAGTAGTGCTGATGAAATTCCAGGAAGTTTAGAATTTAATCCCAATGATCCAGCTGTCTTACAGAAAAGAATCG CTGATCTAGAAAGTCAACTCAATGATCTTCAAGAAGCCAATGAATGCGCTGTATCAGAACTCTCTAAAGCAGAGAAGAAATTACTTGAACTGAAAGAAGAtaatgaaagtttgaaaacagcaaacaaactCACTAATGAAGACTACCATGGAGAGagtaaaaaattgtacaaagaG attgACAGGTTGAAACAGAGCAGATACAGTGGTCCTAGCAGTATTGAAGATGAGGTCATGGCTCTCAAAACAGACTTAAGATCACTGAGACAGGAACACGACTGTTTGACTGATGAGAATTCACGACTGAAGGACGACATCCGAGATCTGAAACGGAAGCACAAGCACATTGAACATGAAACATCAACACTGAGCAGGGAAAACTCAAGACTTTCAGAAGTAGGGCCAA CTTTGAGTGTATCGCCATTCACCGATATGAAAAACACCAAATTAAGTCTTGGTCAATATCCTGCCA GAGAAAGAGAAGAATTGTACGGTCGACTGGAGAGATACAGAAAAGAGAAGCAAGAAGCCATGGATGAAATCCACGCCTTGAAAGAACAGCTGAGTCTTATTACACCAACCACCACCCCTAAAAGCTACATGCCAACCTTGTCTTCATCCAACCCAGATCACAGCAGGTACTACACACCTCCAGAGGGAAGGCTGTCATACAGTGGATCAGCCCTTCCTTCAAAGTTTTCTCCATCCAGGGTGTCCAAGAGCTTAAGTGCATCGTTGTCACCCCCTCAGAAGCATCCAGTGTGGGAAG ATTCAGGTAAGGAATCACCAGCTTCAAATACCAGTGATTCAACAGCTGTGTTGACGGCTGGGTGGCATGATGATAGGGACCATGAAGGATTTGGTGCGGTTGACTCACTGACAGCTCAAATTGATAAAGAGCTGCAACGAAGGAAAGACGACTCACGGG TAGGATCCAGAAGATCCATGAAATTCCCTGACACAGATGACTACAGCACCAGCGGATTGGAGGAAAGCAAACCACAGGTCAATGGAAAGAGTAAGAAATCCAGACATCATCATCGACACCAGCAGGGTGGACAGATAAGCAGCAGCAGCTCTCTGTCTTCCCTCCTAGATGAGTTGGATGAGATGAACCCCTATGGTGGAGGGTCAGGAAACAGGAGATCCCATTCTACTGACAGGAGGGAAAAGCATTCATCAGGGAGGGGAG ATTTTACCCCTCTAACAAAAGCATCATCAGTCCAGACTTTAGACTCATTCCGTACTGAAGACTTCACCCTGGATCCCATTGATACCAAGGCGGCTCAGTCCCGGAATACCAGACAAAGAAGCTCCTCTCCAGTTGACACCAGAGTCCCTCCTCCTGCTGGTTTCCGCAGCGTTGCTCCAAAGCATCTTGTAACTCAACATAATAGAGATTTACTTTCACACACAGTCAG tGAACCCTTCACATTCAACTTCCCGTCCCGACCCTTTGCTCCGCGCATGGCTGCTGACATCAACATCGGtgatatggtgaaattttccaGGCCAGGCGGAAAGATTAGCAAAGGAATTGTGAAATATAATGGATATTTACCGGGAAGAAATGATACTTACCTTGGAGTTGAATTGGAACATGAAG ACGGTAAGCATGATGGTGTTTTCAACGATCAGCGATTCTTCAAGTGCCGGCCAAACAAAGGAGTATTCGTCAGCTTCAAGAAAGTCATTATGGTTTGGGGAAGTTGA
- the LOC139141869 gene encoding myosin-8-like isoform X12 gives MSDVEVDEQVGRGSQGSREGGDEPPPADDRASGQGNIHESWQGRNGGDAASDQEVAQLFEMNAGRRRSSQEHVEQMFERGSHKSKSSVSSSSRSSSHHSSQRPGSAGVPRPGSRERPGSRERPSSNPDLKEYAGSDHRSRTSERPPSGKSEDRGSAKVLQRDPLVTQRTSPMSTSSRKSSGANGPVITSHDQQLTNGTPETDFKPNDPRQITDLLEQIALLKRCLGEKDLEIARLKEELGAVQGTNKTLLEEREHVVREASSAAASKREHDKRFDELLREKENLITEVIHLKKEVEELQKHSASEDIPRSSSADEIPGSLEFNPNDPAVLQKRIADLESQLNDLQEANECAVSELSKAEKKLLELKEDNESLKTANKLTNEDYHGESKKLYKEIDRLKQSRYSGPSSIEDEVMALKTDLRSLRQEHDCLTDENSRLKDDIRDLKRKHKHIEHETSTLSRENSRLSEVGPREREELYGRLERYRKEKQEAMDEIHALKEQLSLITPTTTPKSYMPTLSSSNPDHSRYYTPPEGRLSYSGSALPSKFSPSRVSKSLSASLSPPQKHPVWEDSGKESPASNTSDSTAVLTAGWHDDRDHEGFGAVDSLTAQIDKELQRRKDDSRVGSRRSMKFPDTDDYSTSGLEESKPQVNGKSKKSRHHHRHQQGGQISSSSSLSSLLDELDEMNPYGGGSGNRRSHSTDRREKHSSGRGDFTPLTKASSVQTLDSFRTEDFTLDPIDTKAAQSRNTRQRSSSPVDTRVPPPAGFRSVAPKHLVTQHNRDLLSHTVSEPFTFNFPSRPFAPRMAADINIGDMVKFSRPGGKISKGIVKYNGYLPGRNDTYLGVELEHEDGKHDGVFNDQRFFKCRPNKGVFVSFKKVIMVWGS, from the exons ATGTCAGACGTAGAAGTTGATGAGCAGGTAGGACGTGGCAGTCAGGGATCCAGGGAAGGGGGTGATGAGCCGCCACCGGCTGATGACAGAGCTTCAGGACAGGGAAATATCCATGAGAGTTGGCAAGGACGGAATGGAGGGGATGCAGCTAGCGACCAGGAAGTCGCGCAGCTCTTTGAAATGAACGCTGGACGTAGACGCTCCAGCCAAGAACATGTGGAACAAATGTTTGAGCGTGGGTCGCATAAATCTAAAAGTTCAGTGTCCTCCAGTTCCCGCAGCTCTTCCCATCATAGTAGTCAAAGACCTGGATCAGCCGGGGTGCCAAGACCAGGCAGTCGGGAAAGGCCAGGGTCAAGGGAGAGACCCAGCTCTAATCCAGATCTAAAGGAATATGCCGGAAGTGATCACAGGAGCCGAACATCAGAGAGGCCACCGTCTGGAAAAAGTGAGGATAGGGGAAGTGCCAAGGTTTTACAGAGAGATCCATTGGTCACCCAGAGAACATCACCAATGTCTACCTCCAGCAGAAAATCCTCAGGGGCAAATGGACCTGTCATAACGTCACATGACCAACAATTGACCAATGGTACGCCAGAAACTGACTTCAAGCCA AATGACCCCAGACAGATAACAGACCTCCTGGAACAGATTGCTCTTCTCAAAAGATGCCTTGGAGAAAAAGATCTAGAAATTGCCAGATTAAAGGAAGAGCTAGGTGCAGTACAGGGCACCAATAAAACATTACTGGAGGAAAGAGAACATGTGGTCCGTGAGGCGTCCTCAGCTGCAGCAAGCAAACGAGAG CATGATAAGAGGTTTGATGAGTTACTCAGGGAAAAAGAAAACCTTATCACAGAAGTAATCCACTTGAAGAAAGAAGTTGAAGAACTTCAGAAACACTCGGCGTCTGAAGACATTCCAAGATCAAGTAGTGCTGATGAAATTCCAGGAAGTTTAGAATTTAATCCCAATGATCCAGCTGTCTTACAGAAAAGAATCG CTGATCTAGAAAGTCAACTCAATGATCTTCAAGAAGCCAATGAATGCGCTGTATCAGAACTCTCTAAAGCAGAGAAGAAATTACTTGAACTGAAAGAAGAtaatgaaagtttgaaaacagcaaacaaactCACTAATGAAGACTACCATGGAGAGagtaaaaaattgtacaaagaG attgACAGGTTGAAACAGAGCAGATACAGTGGTCCTAGCAGTATTGAAGATGAGGTCATGGCTCTCAAAACAGACTTAAGATCACTGAGACAGGAACACGACTGTTTGACTGATGAGAATTCACGACTGAAGGACGACATCCGAGATCTGAAACGGAAGCACAAGCACATTGAACATGAAACATCAACACTGAGCAGGGAAAACTCAAGACTTTCAGAAGTAGGGCCAA GAGAAAGAGAAGAATTGTACGGTCGACTGGAGAGATACAGAAAAGAGAAGCAAGAAGCCATGGATGAAATCCACGCCTTGAAAGAACAGCTGAGTCTTATTACACCAACCACCACCCCTAAAAGCTACATGCCAACCTTGTCTTCATCCAACCCAGATCACAGCAGGTACTACACACCTCCAGAGGGAAGGCTGTCATACAGTGGATCAGCCCTTCCTTCAAAGTTTTCTCCATCCAGGGTGTCCAAGAGCTTAAGTGCATCGTTGTCACCCCCTCAGAAGCATCCAGTGTGGGAAG ATTCAGGTAAGGAATCACCAGCTTCAAATACCAGTGATTCAACAGCTGTGTTGACGGCTGGGTGGCATGATGATAGGGACCATGAAGGATTTGGTGCGGTTGACTCACTGACAGCTCAAATTGATAAAGAGCTGCAACGAAGGAAAGACGACTCACGGG TAGGATCCAGAAGATCCATGAAATTCCCTGACACAGATGACTACAGCACCAGCGGATTGGAGGAAAGCAAACCACAGGTCAATGGAAAGAGTAAGAAATCCAGACATCATCATCGACACCAGCAGGGTGGACAGATAAGCAGCAGCAGCTCTCTGTCTTCCCTCCTAGATGAGTTGGATGAGATGAACCCCTATGGTGGAGGGTCAGGAAACAGGAGATCCCATTCTACTGACAGGAGGGAAAAGCATTCATCAGGGAGGGGAG ATTTTACCCCTCTAACAAAAGCATCATCAGTCCAGACTTTAGACTCATTCCGTACTGAAGACTTCACCCTGGATCCCATTGATACCAAGGCGGCTCAGTCCCGGAATACCAGACAAAGAAGCTCCTCTCCAGTTGACACCAGAGTCCCTCCTCCTGCTGGTTTCCGCAGCGTTGCTCCAAAGCATCTTGTAACTCAACATAATAGAGATTTACTTTCACACACAGTCAG tGAACCCTTCACATTCAACTTCCCGTCCCGACCCTTTGCTCCGCGCATGGCTGCTGACATCAACATCGGtgatatggtgaaattttccaGGCCAGGCGGAAAGATTAGCAAAGGAATTGTGAAATATAATGGATATTTACCGGGAAGAAATGATACTTACCTTGGAGTTGAATTGGAACATGAAG ACGGTAAGCATGATGGTGTTTTCAACGATCAGCGATTCTTCAAGTGCCGGCCAAACAAAGGAGTATTCGTCAGCTTCAAGAAAGTCATTATGGTTTGGGGAAGTTGA